The genomic window AGTTATGTTTTGATCTTATTGCTCAAGAATTGACCGCAAACAACAGGAGCAAGGTTATGACTTTAGCGCAGAGACTAAAAACAGAAGGGTTTGACGAAGGGATTGAGAAAGGAATGCACGATGCAGCGTTGGGAATGTTGAGACAAGATATAGATCTTGAGATTATTAGCAAAGCCACTAATTTGACAGTGGAACAAATTAACGACATCTGAAGTGGACCCCTTTGTTAGGACAGTAAATCATTCAATAAGAGAACAAACCCTCGTTGTTAATAAACCTATCTTTTAGTACATTTACTGTATAAACACCTCTTTGGGAGTTTTATAATCTAATGACTGATGTAGCCTCTGATTATTATAAAATTCAAAGTATCTATGTAAATTATCCTTAGCATCATGCATGCTCTGAAAGTTCATTAGGTATACGCATTCTTGTTTTACTGAACGCCACAGTCTCTCTACAAATACGTTATCTAAACATCTTCCTCTGCCATCCATGCTAATTGAGATCTCATGGTTTTGCAATACCTGGGTGAATGATTTTGAAGTAAATTGCGAGCCTTGATCTGTATTAAAAATTTCACATTTATTGTTATTCAATACTTCAACTAAAGTTTCTATACAAAAATCAGCGTCTAAACTATTGCTCAATCTCCACCCTAAGACATAGCGACTAAACCAATCTATAATAGCAACCAAATAAGCAAAGCCATTATTTATCCGTATGTAGGTAATATCAGTTGAATAAACCTGATGAACTTTAGTGATCGCAACATTCCTTAATAGATAAGGATAAATTTTATGCTCCTTATTAAACTTTGTAGTCTTTGGCCCTGGATATATAGCTTCAATCCCCATTTCTTTATACAACCTGCGAGTCTTTTTCCTATTTATCAAAAAACCTTCTCTTTGTAATAATGCAGTCATTCTTCTTGTTCCATAAAATGGATATTGTGTATACAGCTCATCAATTTTATTCATAATAACCAACGTTATTGAATTAATAGGCTTAGGTTTGTAAT from Flavobacteriales bacterium includes these protein-coding regions:
- a CDS encoding IS3 family transposase (programmed frameshift) produces the protein MSTKNRKYTSNDKAKIALEALKGELTYAQISSKYSVHSTQINKWKKLLKEGMASVFSQTPAKTDTEKDNLIDELYKQIGQLTVERDWLKKKSLNYSIDQKKQLIDKSNQSISVSRQCELIGLSSSAYYYKPKPINSITLVIMNKIDELYTQYPFYGTRRMTALLQREGFLINRKKTRRLYKEMGIEAIYPGPKTTKFNKEHKIYPYLLRNVAITKVHQVYSTDITYIRINNGFAYLVAIIDWFSRYVLGWRLSNSLDADFCIETLVEVLNNNKCEIFNTDQGSQFTSKSFTQVLQNHEISISMDGRGRCLDNVFVERLWRSVKQECVYLMNFQSMHDAKDNLHRYFEFYNNQRLHQSLDYKTPKEVFIQ